TTGAGCTTCCATGGGGCTGTTCGACTGTTGGGTGGAAAGCCTGCCCTTACTCAAGCTTCTcaatggaagcaggaagatacTTGAGAAACAAAAGAGCAATTTTCCTAGGGCAGAATGGCCAGTGAGTGACCTCGGGGATCACATGCTTCGTGAGATTCTGTGCCTTAGTCTGTCTTGGTGTGGGGAAGATTGAAAGCCGACCTGTCATGTGTTTTTGTAAGGCCCCAAGTTAAGAAtggcttttacattttatgtgtgtggggtatTGCCTGTTTGTATGTCTGCGCACCTCAtaaatgcctggtgcctgaggagctaaaagagggagttggatcccccAGATCCTGAGTTACAAACACTTGTGAGCcacttgtgggtgctgggaattgaaccctggtcttcttaATTGTTGAGCAATTGCTCCAGTTCCTGGCTTTTAAATCTTAAATGGTTGAAAATGTGGAAAGAATAACCTTTCATGAAACGTTAAAttatttaagattaaaaacaaaaaacaaaacaacaacaacaacaaaaaccttgagccgggctgtggtggcgcacgcctttaatctcagcacttgggaggcagaggcaggcNgatttctgagttcgaggccagcctggtctacagagtgagttccaggacagccagggctacacagagaaaccctgtctcataagacaaaaaacaaaacaacaataacaacagatcTCAGCGCCTCTAAATACTTATTGGAATGTAGTTGTGCCCATCAGTCTACTGCTCTTTCTGTTAACAGCAACCACAAAGTTGAGTAGTTGCAGTGGACCCTATTGTCTGCAATGCCTGAAATATTTCTGTCTGGGACTTCCCAGGGAAAAGCTTCTGTAATCTGTCCTGGAAAAGTCATTAACACGGGGAaaagtcattaacattaacagagatttttttctgattagaTGGGAATGGTATCCCAGAAAGTCTGAGTGGGAGCTTCAGATAGTTTGAGacatcttaacaacaacaaaaaaacaaacaaacaaacaaacaaaaaaaaacaccaggcACACGCCATCTAGTGGTAGAATGTGTCAGTTACAGGCGCATTTTCTGACCGTCCCTTGTGTTTTTACCTCATGCAGAAGGGGTGGGATTTGAAGATGATGCCTAGTGAATATTTAGTATTAAATACGGTGTGATCGAATTGATAGTTGTTGAAAACTAGAGTGAAATCCAATAAAGATTGCCTATAGGGGGAAAATAAACCACAACTCGTTATTAATCACCAGCAAACGGAAGTGTGTTGccatcaattattttattaggacACAAACACCCAGCATCCTTTGAAAATCGCTAAGAAAACAGGTATTTTGTCTAAAGTCCCTCATCTGTAATAGAAGAAAGCGTTTCCCTGAGATTTAGAACAGTGCAGCCGTGGGGCTCCGCCCCCAAGTTACTCTATCCCCCTAGCGTGGCAGCTAGAAGGGAACCCTCTGTTCAGCCTTGCCGTTGCTCATCTTAGACATCTTTTCCTCGATGGAGTGGATCCTGGAGGACAGGACCTTACCACGCTGATCTATTTCTTCAACCACCGTCTTTACCAGTGTGGTTTTGGATACATctagagaagaaaacacaggcaaatgACTGTATTCTGTCCCACAAGATTACGTAAAGAAGGACACCAATGTTTGGCTGCTCTCACTGCCTCGCACACAATGGGGAGGGAGTGTTATGggtttaaaataagattttggGGTGTCTGGAGAACATTACAGTTCAGAGTACTTTACTTAAAACTTCTTAACTGTAGATTTTGCTACCATGTGTGGGAGCCATTGATGCAAAGGGATTTTCTGCTATAGGAACAAAATGAGGTTTTTGTTACCTTTGGGTGAATTCCCTGAGCTTCCAGATTCAAAACCCTTGGAGACAGAGCAGGAACTGGAGGAAAGAAAACTTCATTATTTTACATTGGTGTTTATTATCACTTAGGAAACTTTCATTGAAATAATGACTCAACAGATCTCAATTTTTACTATTGAAAAATATGATTTATGTGCAGGAGCAGGAAGTGATTACAAGTTATCTAAAGAgaggatttaaaaatattatttctgtttgattttttttttctttttggtggtggtagtggtggtggtggtgtgttgtatgtgactgtgtatgtgtatgagtatgtgagtctgtgtgtgtatgagtatgtgagtatatgtatttgtttgtgtatgtgtgagtgtgtgtgtgtttgtgagtacgtatatgtgggtatgtatataggtgtgtgtttgtaagtacgtgtaagtatatatatgtaagtgtgtgtgtaggtgtgtgtgtttgtgtgtatgagtatgtgtatgtgtgtgagtgtgtttgtaagtatatgtatgtgtgtgtgtatgtgtgtatgtgtgtgagtgtggctgTGTGTTGGTTGGCATTAGGAATCTCCCTTCGTTGCTCTCAACCTTTGTTTTAGAGAGAGCAGACTGTTGTGAATGGTACAAGTATTGAGAACTAATCCTTGTcatttgcaagagcaacaaatgcttcCTAATCTctcagccatttctctagccctccaccatgttttgagacagaactgAGAGCGCATATATTACCTAGATTGGCTGGCAGTGAGCACTCAGCAACCACAGTCTCTTCCCTGACCCCAGGTGTGGTGAGCCATCACACTCAGCTGGAGATCCAAGGCAGGCTTTCATGGGACAAGCACTCTCCCCACTGAACCGTCTTTTCCCAGTCCCTCCCATTCAAGAATTCCCATCcaagaatttaaaaaagtaagaaatatgTCTTAGCTTAAGAGCTACATGTCAAATATGCAACCTCCCAGGAGCCACAGATACATATAGAATGTGTCCCCAGGGCTTGTTCAgcagattgggggtggggggagggacaggagtCAGGAGAGTCTTGAAATTACAGTGCTTAACATGGACAGTAATGGGGAACTTGCGTAGGAATGACGGGTGCCATCCAAGGTAGATAAGGGGGCTCTGTGTTGTACAAAACGTAGAGGAAATGATCCCTCTAtttagaagcaggagaaggacaTGCATTTTTGTGCAGTGGGACAGAGAAACAGCGACTGACAGCACAGAAGGCTGAGGGATAAAGCATGGTTGTTGTTGGGAACTTCCCACTGGTCTTACTTCTCGTCTCCGTCTATGAGGCGGCAGTAGGTCTCGATCTCCTTCTCCAGGTGGGCCTTGATGTCCAGCAGCTGCTCATATTCCAGCTTCTGGCCCTCGGTCTCCGTCCTCACCTGGTGCAGCTGCTCCTCCAGGGCGCTGATCTGAGCCTGGATCTGGGCCAGCTGTGAGCAGTAGTTGCCCTCCGTCTCCGCCAGGGAGCACTCCAGAGAGTGTTTCTAATATGTCAAAGATCGTAGTTAGGGATGAAGTCAGCAGAGGAGTACCCAGCCCTGGGTTACTTAGCATCCTGCAGGACCACTCCTCTGGCAGGTTAGGGGCTTGTCACCATAAGGCAGGAGGTGGAGCCTGTTATTAACCCTGGGTGAACAAACACTGAAGAGCCTGACAAGGAATAAATGACCCGCATCCCAAGAGTTTATCTTaacatttgagtgtgtgtgtgtgtgtgtgtgtgtgtgtgtgccacagcaaaTATGGAGACCAtaggacaacctgcaggaattggttctttccttccactgtatgggttcctgggatcaaactctggtcaccagccttggcagcaagtgcccttaaccccGTAGGCATCTCgctgcctccctgccccccaacccccagcctccGGCAAGATATTTGACTGTTAAGACTTTGGTAACGGTTTCTGTTAAGacaaacatgtatataaaagCACTTTTAAGGGACAGCACAGTAAGAAATTCACACAggatgatttatattttaaaatagttttgggGGGTTGCCTGTTATACCGAAACTTCAATCCTCAACAGTTTGCATCCTATTCCTAGACCCACTGgtttgttgctttcttttgtaaTCCATTCTTGATTTTCTGTCATTCACCAGAGTCCTCTTTTTAAAGGTGTTCAGACTGAATGAATCCTTTAGCAGGGTGGGCTCCCAAGGGCAGCGCTCACTGCTGCAGACCATGGAGTCCACACAAAGTCCTAGGAGTATCTCAcgccctctctctccttcatagACTGTAATTTGTCCAGCCTCATGATTTCTACTTCAATTATGGTAATTTCCCCTCTTTGTCTTATCGTACGTAAATATATGTGTCCTGGCAGTTACTACCTCTGAATTAATCGTTATCGTATTGcctgctgcctcttcctctctctcatttcccttctcttcctgtggCATGACTCTTACGTCACAGGACATAACGCCTCTGTTAGAAggagatacaattttaaattctctctctctctctctctctctctctctctctctctctctctctctctctctctctctctctctctctctccctctctctctctctctctttctctctcccccccccccagagagcACAGAAGACACTCTCGGGCATCATTCCTCAGGTGAtactttgtttctgtctgtctgtctgtctgtctgtctgtctgtctgtctgtctctccagcctggggtTCACTGATTAagctacactggctggccagtgacgACAGGGATCCTCCCGTCTCTGCTTCCCTGCACAGGGATTGCTCGATCATTGCCATCAGGCCTGGCTTCTTTCACATGAGTCCTAGAGATTAAATTCGTATCCTTACTTATGATTGCCTGGCAAGCCCCTcaccagctcccagctccctagcttacttttttttttattgcattagTAGCATTATAATTTTAAGGATAAGTCTGTGTATCGCCAATATATGATGTATTGACTCGATCCTAGGATTGCAAAGCAGGAACTATGTAGTAAGATATGTAGTAAACCCTCATGACAGGCAGGTTTGTGAGGGTCTAACGGGGCTGAGGCCCTTAAGGTGCTGATTTATACTGGCTGCTGCATTTGGACAGGCTCCTGGGCTCTTCAGGGGCATGTGAGAGGAGGTGACAGATAtggtaatgagaaagaaaaagtgcTGACTGGCAAGCTGTCAAGGAGGGGCACAGCCACAGTTCAAAGccttaaatcctttcttccctaggCTGTTTTATAAGATGGCCAATACCCTGGGAAGCCAGAGGGGGCAGCATCTCTCTTAACTGCCTTCCACTAGGAAAGGCGGGTGCTGATGAGAAAGAACCAGATGAACTTGGGACGTTTGCATAACACAGGAAGCAAAACATGTGGGTGTTCATATATAGATAAGCCCCAACCTATAATTGACTTGTGTTCTCTCTGTGGGAAACTGAACTTGGACTTTATCTTGACCAAAGAATCTTGGGTACGGAAGCTAGGTTACCAGTATTACTCTATAGCTTGTTTACACGGGCTGTTAAGTGGATTTTTCCAGGGTGGGTTGTTTCCTGACCCCAAATCATTCCTCCAGGGATGCGTGATCTGAGCAGAGAATCTAACTGCGTCATGATATCATGGCTTCTATGTGAGAATGCTTCTAATTCTGATGAGGACATTTGAGAATTTATTTCCTATCCCGTTGTGAGGATGGGGAACCCTTGGGCCACCATGCTTGTCCCAATTCTCAAAGTCAAGCCTTTTGGATGCTGCCAGCTCGCAGTCTCCACAGAAAGTAGGtttctaggttgtttccatggTAACTGTTGAAGTCTTCTCCATGGCCCAGATGTCCCTAAGAGGCTGAGTGCCAGACTGTGGGATGTGTGCTGGGGGTTGACAACTTTACTAATGTAGGGCAAGAGGTCAGATAGTGCCCATGTCTGGGTTGATGTGCacctttctttaaatattttatgtgtatggccgttttgcctgtatgtatgtgcaccctaTGCAAGCAGTGTCTGCAGAAGACAGAATACAGTGTCAGAGACTGGAACTACAGATAGTTGTTATCTgccgtatgggtgctgggaattaaatttgggtcccctgaaagagtGGGTTCTTTTAACTGTAGAGTTACCTCTCCAGCCTTGTGAATCCCCTCTTACTATGCTTTTCTTTCCGAGTGCTCAGAGATGATGGTGTGACCCATCTTAGCCCGTGTGGACAAAGAACGCCGGTCCTGTCCCTTAATGTTTTAACGGAACCAATACTGCCCAGCATGCTCTGGGGGTATTGAACGAACCATGTGCAGGGTGGAACTGGGCGCCAGGCTGGTTCTTTTACCACAATGAACTCTGGGCATCATTCAGGAAGGAACTTAGCAGTATCAAGAAGTCTGCGAGGAAGAtgctccctccttctgtctcctagGATGCTTTTCCTGctgttcttcccctccctcccgaGCGAAGCATTTGttataggaaagaaaaagaaagggtttctttaggTTTTCAGGAACCAGGAAGCGCGGGCGGGAAGTCTGGGGTCAGCACCTACCGTGGCTGAGAGTGACTGCAACTCGATCTCCAGTGTCTGCAGGGAGCGCTTCAGCTCTGTCAACTCGGTCCTGGCTGAGGTGGCTGCGCCCAAGTCATTGGAGATCTGCTGCTGCAGCGTGGCGCTCTGGAAGGCAGGGTGCATAGGGTCACATTGAGTCTGGCCTGCTAGGGTGGAATAGACAGAACAGGTCTGACTCCCCTCACCTTCTCTTGGAACCAGGCCTCGGCGTCCCTGCGGTTCTGCTCAGCCAGGGCCTCATACTCNNNNNNNNNNNNNNNNNNNNNNNNNNNNNNNNNNNNNNNNNNNNNNNNNNNNNNNNNNNNNNNNNNNNNNNNNNNNNNNNNNNNNNNNNNNNNNNNNNNNNNNNNNNNNNNNNNNNNNNNNNNNNNNNNNNNNNNNNNNNNNNNNNNNNNNNNNNNNNNNNNNNNNNNNNNNNNNNNNNNNNNNNNNNNNNNNNNNNNNNNNNNNNNNNNNNNNNNNNNNNNNNNNNNNNNNNNNNNNNNNNNNNNNNNNNNNNNNNNNNNNNNNNNNNNNNNNNNNNNNNNNNNNNNNNNNNNNNNNNNNNNNNNNNNNNNNNNNNNNNNNNNNNNNNNNNNNNNNNNNNNNNNNNNNNNNNNNNNNNNNNNNNNNNNNNNNNNNNNNNNNNNNNNNNNNNNNNNNNNNNNNNNNNNNNNNNNNNNNNNNNNNNtttctttctttctttctttctccctctctctctctttctctctctctctctctctctctctctctctctctctctctctccttccttccttcctttctttccatctatccatccttgtttttatgagacagggtctccctccgTAGCCCAGACTCagctggaatttactatgtaacccaggctgggccTTGAATTAGGGAATtatcctgcctcggcctcccaaatGCCCTGATTATAAAGTTGAACCAGTGgataatggcacacacctttaatcccagcacttgggagacagaagcaggtggatctctgaatttgaggctagcctgatttacagagcaatttccaggacagccaaggctacacagaaaaaccctgtctcagaaaaccatgaaaagaaaaaaaaggttaaaCCACTACatcaaacccaaccaaaccagtTGGCCAGTGTGATGGCTCAACTGGTAATGTGCTTCCTGCCAaccaacctgagttcagttctcagacctagagggtagaagaagaaaaccagcCCCTGAAAGTTGTTCTGATCTCCATGGACAAACTGTGGAGTGTGTACAGCCCTCctcccacaaataaataaaatataatttaaaaagacaaccACAACTACCacttaaaaaaggaaacagactATGAAAGGATGACAAAGACCAGAGCGGTTATTCAACAGATAATTGCCAATTATCGGGTTGATGGGACCAGAGTGGTGGAAAACCCAGCCCTGCCCATCCAATCCCAGCCACTGTGGAATTTTCACCCAAGGGACACTAACAGTCATTTATTGAGTGACCATTGGATGCCAGACACTGCTCTGAGCATGTGCTACAAGTCTGAGCATCCTTATGAGGTAGGCACTCTCTTCACAGATGAGGACACTGGAgcacagagagaagaagaaactcGCCTAAATTGCTTGCTGGGATCGGATCAGAAGGGAGACTGGGCAGGGTTCCCAACTCCTGAACACCCGTTCTTAGTGGTGACACGCTCCAGCGGTGGCACCCTGCATTCTCGAGCAAAGCAAGGGTCCATGAAGCAGCTGACCTTTTCATTTGGATTTTAAAGTGTTGATATCTCAGGTTTCTCCCCTGGAATTTCAACAGCTTCCCTCCCTAGACTTTTCCCCGGCAGAGCTGTGTTGGGGTTAGAGCGAAGCTTCTCCTACCTCTTCATGGTTCTTCTTGAGATAAGTCATCTCCTCACTCAGGGATTCGTACTGCAGCTCTTGGTCCGTCCTGCAGAGGGTCAGCTCGTCAAGGACGCGCCGCAACCCATTGATGTCTGCCTCTACATTTTGGTGAAGGGTGAGTTCGTTTTCATAccttgaggggagaggggtggATTTAAATGAATTTCAGTGGAAGTTAGAACTCTTCAAGAAGTTGAAGATAGCAACTGGAAAACCTTAAACCAGTTCAGGACcctaaatacaaaaaaaaaaaaatccacaggaaaaacaaaacaaacaaacaaacaaacaaatcctgtGGGGTAGCCCATGTCTgtaatctgaggc
This sequence is a window from Mus pahari chromosome 14, PAHARI_EIJ_v1.1, whole genome shotgun sequence. Protein-coding genes within it:
- the LOC110331861 gene encoding keratin, type I cytoskeletal 28, whose translation is MSLRFSGGSRHVGIQSGSLRPPSGGTGFAGSSVAGGSVAGSGFSWALGGTLGSAPGGSHATGAMGNVTGVGFIGSEGGLLSGNEKVTMQNLNNRLASYLDNVKALEEANAELERKIKTWHEKYGPGSCRGLDRDYSKYHLTIEDLKSKIISSTAANANIILQIDNARLAADDFRLKYENELTLHQNVEADINGLRRVLDELTLCRTDQELQYESLSEEMTYLKKNHEEYEALAEQNRRDAEAWFQEKSATLQQQISNDLGAATSARTELTELKRSLQTLEIELQSLSATKHSLECSLAETEGNYCSQLAQIQAQISALEEQLHQVRTETEGQKLEYEQLLDIKAHLEKEIETYCRLIDGDENSCSVSKGFESGSSGNSPKDVSKTTLVKTVVEEIDQRGKVLSSRIHSIEEKMSKMSNGKAEQRVPF